The following proteins come from a genomic window of Mariniflexile sp. TRM1-10:
- the rplE gene encoding 50S ribosomal protein L5, with product MAYSPRLKEEYKSRVIAALTDEFGYKNVMQVPKLKKIVISKGVGAAVADKKLIDYAVEELTTISGQKAIATISKKDVASFKLRKGMPIGAKVTLRGERMYEFLDRLVTSALPRVRDFNGIKATGFDGRGNYNLGVTEQIIFPEINIDKVNKISGMDITFVTSAETDKEAKSLLTELGLPFQKN from the coding sequence ATGGCATATTCACCGAGACTTAAAGAAGAGTATAAAAGCAGAGTAATTGCAGCTCTTACAGACGAATTTGGATATAAAAATGTAATGCAAGTTCCTAAGCTAAAAAAGATAGTAATATCTAAAGGTGTTGGGGCTGCAGTTGCAGACAAAAAGTTAATTGACTACGCAGTAGAAGAATTAACTACAATATCTGGACAAAAAGCTATAGCAACAATTTCTAAAAAAGACGTTGCATCTTTCAAATTACGTAAAGGTATGCCAATTGGGGCAAAAGTGACTTTACGTGGCGAGAGAATGTATGAGTTTTTAGATCGTTTAGTTACTTCTGCACTTCCACGTGTAAGAGATTTTAACGGAATAAAAGCTACAGGATTTGACGGACGTGGTAACTACAATTTAGGTGTTACCGAGCAAATTATATTCCCAGAGATTAATATTGATAAAGTTAATAAAATCTCAGGTATGGATATTACATTTGTAACTTCTGCTGAAACTGATAAAGAAGCAAAATCATTATTAACCGAATTAGGATTACCTTTTCAAAAGAACTAA
- the rplX gene encoding 50S ribosomal protein L24: MTKLKIKTGDTVKVIAGDHKGAEGKVQKVLIDKNKAIVEGINMVKKHTKPSAKNPQGGIVEKEAPIHISNLSLLTSKGETTRIGYRIEGDKKVRFSTKSNEVI; the protein is encoded by the coding sequence ATGACAAAGCTTAAAATAAAAACTGGAGATACTGTAAAAGTAATTGCTGGAGACCACAAAGGTGCTGAAGGTAAAGTACAAAAAGTATTAATAGACAAGAACAAAGCGATTGTTGAGGGTATTAACATGGTTAAGAAACATACGAAACCAAGTGCTAAAAACCCTCAAGGAGGAATCGTTGAAAAAGAAGCTCCTATTCATATTTCAAACTTATCGTTGTTGACTTCTAAAGGAGAAACAACAAGAATTGGATATAGAATAGAAGGCGATAAAAAAGTAAGATTTTCAACAAAATCTAATGAAGTAATATAG
- the rplN gene encoding 50S ribosomal protein L14: MVQQESRLKVADNTGAKEVLTIRVLGGTKRRYASVGDKIVVSIKDATPNGNIKKGAVSTAVVVRTVKEVRRPDGSYIRFDDNACVLLNAQGEMRGTRVFGPVARELRDKQFMKIVSLAPEVL, encoded by the coding sequence ATGGTACAGCAAGAATCAAGATTAAAAGTAGCAGACAACACTGGAGCAAAGGAAGTTTTAACTATCCGTGTTTTAGGTGGTACTAAAAGAAGATACGCATCTGTAGGAGACAAAATTGTTGTTTCTATAAAAGACGCAACACCTAATGGAAACATTAAAAAGGGTGCTGTATCTACAGCAGTTGTAGTACGTACTGTAAAAGAAGTAAGAAGACCAGACGGATCTTATATTAGATTCGACGATAACGCATGTGTGCTTTTAAATGCTCAAGGAGAGATGAGAGGAACACGCGTATTTGGTCCTGTTGCTAGAGAACTTCGTGATAAACAATTCATGAAAATTGTATCATTAGCACCTGAAGTGCTTTAA